One genomic region from Nymphaea colorata isolate Beijing-Zhang1983 unplaced genomic scaffold, ASM883128v2 scaffold0446, whole genome shotgun sequence encodes:
- the LOC116245007 gene encoding uncharacterized protein LOC116245007 yields the protein MRISSGASLSRPCGTVGPPFRQRPPQDIKSANIFLTKDQSQPYSNKCDVWSLGCVLYELAALKPPFVSHDLKSLKKTIISGVYKRIPVHYSDELEALIRLCLKVDPKDRPSAAELLDNDLLKKKTGGMSESACMNSSSLTRKLLL from the exons GTAGGCCCTCCATTCCGTCAACGTCCTCCACAGGACATCAAATCCGCCAACATCTTCCTCACCAAGGACCAAAGCCAG CCATACAGCAACAAGTGCGATGTCTGGTCATTGGGGTGCGTCCTCTACGAACTGGCCGCCCTCAAGCCGCCCTTCGTGAGCCACGACCTCAAATCCCTCAAGAAGACCATCATCAGCGGTGTATACAAGCGCATTCCCGTGCACTACTCCGACGAGCTTGAAGCTCTCATCCGTCTCTGCCTCAAGGTGGACCCCAAGGACCGTCCCTCGGCAGCCGAGCTGCTCGACAACGACcttttgaagaagaagacgggcGGCATGAGCGAGTCCGCCTGCATGAACAGCAGCAGCCTAACTCGCAAGTTGCTCCTGTAG